The DNA sequence CATATGTCAAACTATAACCAGATTAGCTACACAGTGGCTGTCCACCCATGTGCATAATAGCAGCCTTGTTTAACATCTCACTTATGACTGCACAGACAAAACAGTATTTTCTTGTGCTCAAAATGCAACCAAACATAACCTTCAGAAATAAGCCTAGTTGCATCCTCCCTGCATGCTTTAAATGATGATCCTCTCTCAGCTGCAAATAAGTGGTATAAATCAGATCAGATGTAAGAACAAATAAAAAACATCGTGACTCAGTAAGTGGAAGTTGAAATATACATTATAGAAATGTGGCCATAATTTGTTACAAATCTCTAACCTTTTCAAATAGGTGACGCATGCACAAAGGAAATGAGCTCTTGGCAACCTGATCAATGTCCTTTAATGATATCTCACCATATTCTTTAGGCTGCaaaaaaggttctcaatcaaaGAGATGATTATCAATCCAACATCACATCCATACCTAATAATAGATATAAATGATTGGACATGTTGCATCCATTACCTGAGAAAAATCAGGACCCAAATAGCTCGAACACAGGGCCTCCACAATCTATAAAGAAAGAGAGTCAACTTCTATGAAAAACAAACAACTTATTCGTACTCGAATCGCATAACTACACTTACAGGAGTCAACCTATGTTGTTCTTGTTCTCTAATTGAAGTTGCCCATTTTCTGCAATAATTAAAGGCAATTGTTTAAATCTTAAatcatttaaagaaaaaataaaataataatcaaCATTTATTACGATCAACATGACCAAGGAAACCTGTTTGTTAGGATGAGTGCCTTTGACAGAAGACTACGAAAAATTGTGGCTACAAGTGAAACAACCTGGTAAAGGAAAGCAGAAATGCAGAATTGAAATACAAAATCAACGATTGAAAACAAGAGTGAACATACAGTAGTTACATTAACCTGATTCATTGCAACGTATGCATATCCCtgatttataaatactttccgtCCAGTTACAAGCTCTGGAACTTCTTCAAATGGTACCTATACGGAAAAAATATACAAATGAAGTAACCCATAGATTAATGAAAGAATGTTAGTTAAAGATGACGAAATGACAACTGTGAGGGCAGCATGGAGCATAAGAACTACTTTTCCAAAGAGATATTAAGATAATCAAGTTCTTCTTTCTCAAGACCATCACCAATCATTTTCTTCGTCCTGAGTTCACTAACCCATCTCTCTCCTCTGTATCATCCGCAAAAACATAAGCACACCAATTACTCTCTAAAATAAGTGTTTGGTAGTTGGGGAAAGCCGGAGGGGGCGGGGGAGGATTCAGAACTTTCCCAAGTAAAAAGCCATCATTAGAATCCAATATTGAACTTATCTTGCATATAGAGAAAGATAAGAAATACTTAAAATTGCAGTTACGTTACCAATGCGTTTAATCGTAAGATATATAAGTAATTAAgcaggaaaaaaataaaaaagaaagaaaaatgcaTACCTTATAGTAGATTGCATCCGCTGCCAAAAAGGTAAgggaacaaaagaaaaagcatgGGCAATTAGTTTTAAATAAACCAACAAAAAACACGAAATAACTTGTAAAATTCAACTAGAAAAACAAACGACAACTTTTGAAAATTGACGATTTTATTTCTTTAGAACAGAGCGGTAGTACAAATAAACCACTTTTAAGAATGGCCAAGATGTCTTTTTCAGATATTAATTCATGCAATTGCGACATTGGTAGTGGATTCACATATTCTTAGCAAGGTTAATTCACCATACAGTATTGAGCATGCACATAATTCTGCTGAAAAGAGCTACATAAATTACATGGTCAAGAAACGAAAGCAATGTGCTCTTACTAGTGGATAAAGACAGGTTATGACCAATAGAACGTGCAACTTGTCCCAATTTCTCTTTCAAGCTCTGAAAATTGAAAGATTCTAATTATTAGGCAATAAGCGGCACCTGTGGCTACTTAATTCAATTTGGATAAGAATTTTGAATACAAGAGCAACAAGAACGTTACCTCAAATTCTGCATTGCTTACAGCCTTGCAAGGAAGGTCAAATTCTTCCATGATGGCCCGCTGTGCACTCATAAGCAGTGTAAATGATAAGAAAATACCTTACTTGAAATACAAAACCATGACGTGTAGGTAGATACTACCTGAGCTTCAGCAGTTTGATTACGAAATCGGTGGCGAAAGAGTGCAGATTCCATAGAAAGAAACCATTTCCTCAATTCCTCCCTAGACATACAGGCAACAATTTAGTAATTTAGTTTACACGgaaatttttttgaacaaaaaaaaaggcAGTTAGGATTTTATGTAAGTATAAggtttttatttctaattttaaaccCACTACTTTGATCTGAGTAAATCATCATTCAGGATCAATAATATGAGTTTGAAATACTGGGATGAGTAGTCAACTTCATTCTCCATAGACCAAATTCAAGAGTGTTAATGGTTTGTGCCTCATTTTACCAATTTATTCAATTCTGGCAATTTCCAATCAGTATTGGTCAAATGTTATTTATAGTATGATTCATTATTATTATGGTTAGCATCAAAGAAAAAGTGAAATGCATTTAAATGGCATGCATGAAACAGCAGTAAAAAAATGCAGAAAAGAGAGATAGAGAACTCTTACGTTCTGCAATACACAAGACGGAGAACAAAATGAGATATAATATCCTTGTTCAGAACCTGAGACGAATCTTGATGTCTCATATTTGTTTTCCACAGCTCATTTACCTAAGGAGTTTTACTTTCAAATAAGAATGGTCCAAATACCAAATGacataatcaaataaaatagtaaccGATTAACGACGATTTATCCACTGTTTTTACCAATTTTTCCATTTCGTCCGGTTTCTTTCCCCTTGACAAGCCATCAGATATCCCCTTGAGAACTACAACCAGCAACAAAAGCAAATTGAAACACTTCAAAAGCATGACAATGACGCAGCAACAGAAACTCAGTACAACTACACACAAATTTGATGTTAATCCAATactttaaaaagaaaataaaataaacaatacaAGATTTCAGATCTTCAGTTGAACACAACACTCAAATTAACCCAAACCTACACAACCAGATCTcgctctcttttctttttctttttgcctATGATTTCTTAGGTACGTCAGATTATCCAAACCCTAGGTAACAGAAGAGTAGCGTTTTGAAACATTAATCGAACGTGCACAGATCTTTCGAAttggaagaagagaaaaagaggaAAGATTGACCTCGTAGACGATCGATGGCAAAAGATTCGAAATCTTCTAGCCTGACTTCGAGCTCTGGAGCGGAGCGATAAAGGGGAAGGGTCGGAGAAGCTGAAACGGAGCCACTGGAGGAGGAGAAGCTCCTGTGACTCTGATGAGATCGAACAACCTGCATCGTTTCTTGTGCGGCGGCGAAGACAGAGCAGTACAATCTGTGAATTGCTTCTCACAATGCAGAATCTCGGTTTCTGAATCGCGCGCCAAATAATTTGGCTTCGAGAGCAAATTGGCGGGAAACCATCTTCCATTGTTTTGGTTGTGAGAATTGGGCTTTCGTACAGTGAGAAAGATTCAAAAAAGtctttttaagataaaaaagaacTGTGGCGGAGGCCCAATAACAAGATGCAAAATATAAACAAGCCccccaaaaagaaaaagagactAGCCGACAACCCAAAATGAAAAGTCTCACTCACCgactttatttttgttttattttattgtccTCGTTCATTAAGggagtgtttttttttttttcctgcaAATACCATaatattgaattaaaattttttatactgTCTTATTTAAACAATCATTTTATATGAATGATTCCGCAAAACTCAATTTTATGTTTGAGTACTTTacataaaaatttaagaaaactTTCAATTATCCTGGtacattttagtaatttttaatcataattataaaaatatatatataatatataattaaaattaatagttaaaatttactaaaacattgtatattgatatatttaaaaaaaattcaatttatgtaatttggttttttttttcaaaagtttaTGTAACTTCTTGTTTAAATATAACAGTgtaaaaagatattatttttacaaGGAAAAACTACTAGAAAGAATTtgcaattattttaaaatactaGATGTCGTTGATATACGATATGACTACTTG is a window from the Arachis stenosperma cultivar V10309 chromosome 3, arast.V10309.gnm1.PFL2, whole genome shotgun sequence genome containing:
- the LOC130970055 gene encoding probable DNA primase large subunit, which produces MQVVRSHQSHRSFSSSSGSVSASPTLPLYRSAPELEVRLEDFESFAIDRLRVLKGISDGLSRGKKPDEMEKLVNELWKTNMRHQDSSQVLNKDIISHFVLRLVYCRTEELRKWFLSMESALFRHRFRNQTAEAQRAIMEEFDLPCKAVSNAEFESLKEKLGQVARSIGHNLSLSTTDAIYYKVPFEEVPELVTGRKVFINQGYAYVAMNQVVSLVATIFRSLLSKALILTNRKWATSIREQEQHRLTPIVEALCSSYLGPDFSQPKEYGEISLKDIDQVAKSSFPLCMRHLFEKLREDHHLKHAGRMQLGLFLKGVGLNVDDSLAFWREEFSKKVGLEKFEKEYAYNIRHNYGKEGKKTDYTPYSCQKIILSTPGVGDHHGCPYRHFGEENLRAALSRMGVNSRAMEDVMGKVRNRDYQLACTLTFEALHAAPCDAGINHPNQYFSDSQRLLKAKKDSST